A genomic window from Exiguobacterium acetylicum DSM 20416 includes:
- a CDS encoding Asp23/Gls24 family envelope stress response protein, producing the protein MSYNLNNADGVVNVSQQVIEVIAGVAVQETEGIAFTADDSKLQEKQMVKLVKVEDVGGDITVSLSVHIKYGMSIIKTAGKVQERIAQDMENMLAFQPKAINVRVIGLLKG; encoded by the coding sequence ATGTCATATAATTTAAATAATGCGGACGGTGTCGTGAACGTCTCGCAACAAGTCATCGAGGTCATCGCAGGGGTAGCCGTTCAAGAAACGGAAGGCATCGCCTTTACAGCAGATGATTCGAAACTGCAGGAAAAACAGATGGTCAAACTCGTGAAAGTCGAAGATGTCGGCGGCGATATCACGGTTAGTCTGTCCGTGCATATTAAATACGGCATGTCGATCATCAAGACAGCTGGAAAAGTCCAAGAACGGATCGCACAAGACATGGAAAACATGCTCGCGTTCCAACCAAAAGCAATCAACGTCCGCGTCATCGGACTCTTAAAAGGATAA
- a CDS encoding N-acetylmuramoyl-L-alanine amidase, which yields MGKLPKTLRTALVLSLVSGCFASTSTVSAASGTTFTKTSYQTTDALNLRSSNSTSSKKLLTIPKTTKVTSSYRKGSWYKLSYKGKTGYVTGSYLKKIETGTSFSKTSYKTTDALSLRSAATTSSTRLLTIPKGAGVQSSFKSGNWYKVTYANKTGYVSGSYLKKVTTPAKTTVYTTTDRLNFRSSPSTSGKVLTTIPSGTAVNSLAVKSNWHTVQYQGKTGYVMGTYLKKGTSVPASTTGNVDYSGSKMYVLIPSGNSVALRASASTLSGQIARLGRGTPVVVTNSRHQTKGFVAVRTASGQSGYVDATYLTLFQPAPSNRPLLVLDPGHGGHDAGAVRYGVTERDIVLAVTKQVAERLAGKVDVTMSRYTNDYYPSLGERSALANSHATTAFVSVHINASTSTQAYGAETFYYKGASSINLARNVQQRLVSYAGMRDRSVHYANYAVIRGTKAPSILAELGFLSNSADRAKLTNASYQSRYAQAIADGILASL from the coding sequence ATGGGCAAATTACCTAAAACACTTCGTACCGCTCTAGTACTTTCGTTGGTATCCGGTTGCTTCGCTTCTACTTCTACTGTATCGGCTGCTTCTGGTACAACCTTTACGAAAACTTCGTATCAGACGACAGATGCCTTGAATCTACGCAGTTCGAACTCGACGTCTTCTAAAAAATTGCTGACGATCCCAAAGACGACGAAAGTCACATCGAGCTATCGAAAAGGCTCTTGGTATAAGTTGTCATATAAAGGAAAGACGGGATATGTGACCGGATCTTATCTGAAAAAAATCGAGACTGGCACTTCTTTTTCGAAGACGTCTTATAAGACGACGGATGCGCTATCCTTACGTAGTGCCGCAACGACATCTTCTACTCGATTACTGACGATTCCTAAGGGAGCCGGTGTACAATCAAGTTTCAAAAGCGGGAATTGGTACAAAGTGACCTATGCAAATAAGACCGGTTATGTTTCTGGTTCGTATTTAAAGAAAGTGACTACACCAGCCAAAACGACGGTCTATACGACGACGGATCGCTTGAATTTCCGTTCGTCTCCTTCGACATCCGGAAAAGTCCTGACGACGATTCCAAGTGGAACTGCCGTCAATTCTCTCGCCGTTAAATCGAATTGGCACACGGTCCAGTACCAAGGGAAAACGGGGTATGTCATGGGAACGTACCTGAAGAAAGGGACTTCCGTTCCTGCCTCGACGACTGGAAACGTCGATTATAGTGGTTCAAAGATGTATGTGTTGATCCCGTCAGGCAATAGTGTCGCGCTTCGTGCGAGTGCGTCGACGCTCAGTGGTCAAATCGCTCGTCTTGGACGCGGTACTCCTGTCGTCGTCACGAATTCGCGTCATCAAACAAAAGGCTTCGTCGCCGTCCGGACAGCAAGTGGTCAAAGCGGTTATGTCGATGCGACGTATCTGACGTTGTTCCAACCGGCACCATCGAATCGTCCACTTCTCGTCCTTGATCCGGGTCACGGCGGACACGACGCAGGTGCAGTTCGTTACGGTGTGACAGAGCGTGACATCGTCCTTGCTGTCACGAAACAAGTCGCCGAGCGCCTTGCCGGAAAAGTCGATGTGACGATGTCACGCTATACGAACGACTACTATCCGTCTCTTGGAGAGCGGAGTGCCCTTGCGAACAGTCATGCAACGACTGCTTTCGTCAGTGTCCACATCAATGCTTCAACGAGTACGCAAGCATACGGAGCAGAGACCTTCTACTATAAAGGCGCCTCTTCGATCAACCTTGCTCGTAACGTCCAACAACGCCTTGTCTCCTACGCGGGCATGCGCGACCGAAGCGTCCACTATGCAAACTACGCTGTCATTCGTGGTACGAAAGCACCGTCGATTCTAGCGGAACTCGGTTTCCTCTCGAACAGCGCGGATCGGGCGAAACTGACAAACGCATCGTATCAGTCACGTTACGCGCAAGCAATCGCAGACGGCATTCTCGCCTCACTTTAA
- the secA2 gene encoding accessory Sec system translocase SecA2 yields MFQRVKQLLNDQSRRIHRYEKIVTTINSLEREMEQTSDQALRELTASLRERLQTGERIDAITPMAFALVREASKRTLGLRHYDVQLMGGLALLEGQIAEMATGEGKTLVASLASFTQALHGKGVHVITVNEYLAQRDAEQIGQIHRFLGLQVGINSAEATFEEKRIAYAADITYGVGTEFGFDYLRDHLIMEPTERLQRPLHFALIDEVDSILIDEAKTPLIMAERDSVHEGLQQLVRHVVQTFEDERDYTFDEEIKAVALTDQGIETIEEAFAIDHLFAAEHSVLFHYVIQALRAHVVLKRDVDYIVKDQKIALVDLFTGRLMEGRSLSDGLHQALEAKEGVPVTEENRTTAQITIQHYFRLYHQVAGMTGTAATSREEFQKTYGMDVVTIPSNRPKIRIDAEDVIFATRDEKLEAIALATKSAHVTGRPVLIGTSSIEQSLRVAKTLDTHELTYEILNAKTVDQEVRIIASAGQAGRITIATNMAGRGTDILLDETAQQQGGLFVIGTERHESIRIDNQLRGRAGRQGDPGLTQFYLSLEDELPRRFARDRLARVQQKVRDASGLLASRDVRDLLQFAQSTCESVNRSVRDELVQLEEVISEQRQAIYHLRNRIVDATSLEDIVQPFAGRVLPSIIDQTLSDDLVPEEWPLALVTTELEQLLHQPVTLERLETIDEMKRQLEPLIADTEALLVAHVAAEKETVKRFILLALDEQWTRHLTAMNSLKEGIHLRSYGQEQPVRIFEREGMDYFEYAIASFEKQVLSGICRAEQTHDSEGELHHAHVE; encoded by the coding sequence ATGTTTCAACGTGTTAAACAGTTGTTGAATGATCAAAGTCGAAGAATTCATCGTTATGAAAAAATCGTAACGACGATCAATAGCCTAGAACGAGAAATGGAACAAACATCCGATCAAGCGTTACGTGAATTGACCGCCTCATTACGTGAGCGGCTACAAACTGGGGAACGAATCGATGCGATCACACCAATGGCATTCGCCCTTGTCCGAGAAGCGAGTAAACGAACGCTCGGCTTACGGCATTACGATGTGCAGCTCATGGGCGGTCTGGCGTTACTTGAAGGACAAATCGCCGAGATGGCGACCGGTGAAGGAAAGACGCTCGTTGCTTCACTCGCGAGCTTCACTCAGGCGCTTCACGGAAAAGGTGTCCACGTCATTACCGTCAATGAGTATCTGGCACAACGCGATGCGGAGCAAATCGGTCAGATTCACCGATTTTTAGGGTTGCAGGTCGGAATCAATTCCGCTGAAGCTACGTTTGAGGAAAAACGGATCGCCTACGCAGCAGACATTACATACGGTGTCGGGACTGAATTCGGGTTCGATTACCTGCGCGATCATCTGATCATGGAGCCGACGGAACGTCTACAACGTCCGCTTCATTTCGCCTTGATCGACGAAGTCGATAGCATTTTAATCGATGAAGCGAAAACACCACTCATCATGGCGGAACGAGACAGTGTCCACGAAGGGTTACAGCAACTCGTCCGTCATGTCGTGCAGACATTCGAAGACGAGCGGGATTATACGTTCGACGAAGAGATTAAAGCGGTCGCCTTGACTGATCAGGGGATTGAGACGATCGAGGAGGCGTTTGCGATTGATCATCTGTTTGCTGCTGAGCACTCCGTCCTCTTCCATTACGTCATTCAAGCCTTACGTGCCCATGTCGTCCTCAAGCGAGATGTCGACTATATCGTCAAGGATCAAAAAATCGCGCTCGTCGACCTCTTCACGGGTCGTCTGATGGAAGGACGCAGTCTATCCGACGGGTTACATCAGGCACTTGAAGCAAAAGAAGGTGTTCCCGTCACGGAAGAGAACCGGACGACGGCACAAATCACGATTCAGCATTATTTCCGTCTTTATCACCAGGTGGCAGGAATGACGGGTACAGCGGCGACGTCACGGGAGGAGTTCCAAAAGACGTACGGGATGGATGTCGTGACGATTCCATCAAATCGTCCGAAAATCCGGATCGATGCGGAGGACGTCATCTTTGCGACGCGTGACGAAAAATTAGAGGCAATCGCGCTGGCGACAAAATCGGCACACGTCACGGGACGACCAGTTCTGATCGGTACTTCGTCGATTGAACAGTCCTTACGCGTCGCGAAGACACTTGATACACATGAACTCACCTACGAGATCCTGAACGCAAAAACCGTCGATCAGGAAGTCCGGATCATCGCTTCAGCCGGACAAGCCGGTCGAATCACGATCGCCACGAACATGGCAGGTCGCGGAACGGATATTTTACTTGATGAAACAGCACAACAACAAGGCGGCTTGTTCGTCATCGGAACCGAACGCCATGAATCTATTCGGATCGACAACCAACTCCGTGGTCGGGCAGGTCGCCAAGGCGATCCCGGATTGACGCAATTTTATCTCTCGCTCGAAGATGAACTGCCTCGTCGTTTCGCGCGCGACCGTCTCGCACGCGTGCAACAAAAAGTACGAGATGCTTCCGGTCTACTGGCTTCACGTGACGTTCGGGATCTATTGCAGTTCGCTCAGTCGACGTGTGAATCCGTCAATCGGAGTGTTCGGGATGAACTCGTCCAGCTCGAAGAAGTCATCAGCGAACAACGGCAAGCAATCTATCATCTCCGCAACAGAATCGTTGATGCGACGTCACTCGAAGACATCGTCCAACCGTTTGCCGGACGTGTCTTGCCGTCGATCATCGACCAAACACTTTCTGACGATCTCGTCCCGGAAGAATGGCCGCTGGCTCTCGTCACGACAGAACTCGAGCAACTGTTGCATCAACCGGTCACGTTGGAACGACTGGAAACGATCGACGAGATGAAACGCCAACTTGAGCCGCTGATTGCTGACACCGAAGCCTTACTCGTTGCCCATGTTGCGGCTGAAAAAGAGACCGTCAAACGCTTCATCCTCCTTGCACTGGATGAGCAATGGACGCGCCACTTAACAGCCATGAACAGCTTAAAAGAAGGAATCCACCTCCGGAGTTACGGACAAGAGCAACCAGTGCGCATCTTTGAGCGGGAAGGCATGGATTACTTCGAATATGCCATTGCGAGTTTCGAAAAGCAGGTCCTTTCTGGTATCTGCCGCGCCGAACAGACACACGATAGCGAAGGAGAACTGCATCATGCACACGTCGAATGA
- the pgmB gene encoding beta-phosphoglucomutase: protein MAPTIEAVIFDLDGVITDTAEYHYLAWKQLGEDLDIPFDREFNETLKGVSRMDSLERILALGGKQNAFSEEEKLALAAKKNEHYVTLIQHISEQDLLPGITAFLDEIRNAGLKIGMASASKNALMVVEALKVRHYFDDIVDAATVAQSKPHPEVFLRAAEALDVEPSRCIGVEDATAGITAIHAAGMYAVGVGPESALHEADYRVDSTDLLSLEQILASRSLV, encoded by the coding sequence ATGGCACCAACGATCGAAGCGGTCATTTTTGATTTAGACGGCGTAATTACCGATACAGCAGAGTATCATTACTTAGCGTGGAAACAACTTGGAGAGGATTTGGATATCCCGTTCGACCGGGAATTCAATGAGACATTAAAAGGTGTCAGCCGGATGGATTCACTCGAGCGTATCCTTGCGCTTGGTGGAAAACAGAACGCTTTTTCGGAGGAAGAGAAGCTAGCACTTGCTGCGAAGAAAAACGAACACTACGTCACATTGATCCAACATATTTCTGAACAGGATCTTCTTCCTGGAATCACTGCATTCCTCGATGAAATCCGAAACGCTGGGCTGAAGATCGGAATGGCGTCCGCCTCTAAAAATGCGCTGATGGTCGTCGAGGCACTAAAGGTCCGACACTATTTCGATGACATCGTAGACGCTGCGACCGTTGCACAATCGAAACCACACCCTGAAGTGTTTCTCCGTGCTGCAGAAGCACTCGACGTCGAACCGAGCCGTTGCATCGGTGTAGAAGATGCGACAGCTGGCATCACTGCCATCCACGCTGCCGGCATGTATGCCGTCGGAGTTGGACCGGAGTCGGCGCTCCATGAGGCAGACTATCGTGTCGATTCGACAGATTTGCTATCCCTTGAGCAAATCCTCGCTAGTCGCTCCCTTGTCTGA
- a CDS encoding glycosyltransferase family 4 protein: MLWTASIVCFIAALLITPVVKRFAIAVGAVDSPDARKVHVRIMPRLGGLAIYIAFMIGYFILQPSSPYATHILVGGFVIILTGALDDRFQLNARLKLMGQIVAAVIVLNGGIRIEFINLPFDQQLYLGWWSVPLTFLWVIGITNAVNLIDGLDGLAAGVSSIVLLTLISLAVIQGNVYVTIVAILLLMSTFGFLFHNFYPAKIFMGDTGALFLGYMLGVLSLLGFKNVTLFSLAVPVILLGIPISDTLFAIVRRVLQGKPPFAPDKAHLHHRLLDLGFTMRQAVLVIYGLCAIFGMTAILFSQTNSIGALVSLVMLLLVLDILVESLGLLGERYRPLLNLLERFTSK, encoded by the coding sequence ATGTTATGGACTGCGTCCATCGTCTGTTTTATCGCCGCCTTACTGATCACACCCGTCGTGAAACGCTTTGCGATTGCAGTCGGTGCCGTTGACAGTCCGGACGCGCGAAAAGTACACGTCCGAATCATGCCGCGACTTGGCGGATTAGCGATCTATATCGCTTTTATGATCGGTTATTTTATCTTACAACCTTCGAGTCCGTACGCGACGCATATTTTAGTCGGTGGGTTCGTTATTATTTTGACCGGTGCACTGGATGATCGATTCCAACTCAATGCCCGTTTGAAGCTGATGGGGCAAATCGTTGCTGCCGTCATCGTCCTAAACGGTGGGATTCGGATCGAGTTCATCAATCTACCGTTCGATCAGCAGTTATATCTTGGATGGTGGAGTGTTCCGCTGACGTTCCTTTGGGTCATCGGAATCACGAATGCCGTCAATTTGATTGATGGATTAGACGGGTTAGCAGCGGGTGTCTCGAGCATCGTCTTGTTGACATTGATCAGTCTTGCCGTCATTCAAGGAAACGTCTACGTGACGATCGTCGCGATTCTCTTATTGATGAGTACGTTCGGTTTTCTGTTTCATAACTTCTACCCAGCGAAAATCTTCATGGGTGATACCGGTGCCTTGTTCCTCGGCTATATGCTTGGTGTGTTATCACTTCTTGGATTCAAGAACGTGACACTGTTCTCGCTTGCCGTTCCAGTTATTTTGCTTGGGATCCCGATTTCCGACACGTTGTTTGCGATTGTTCGACGGGTATTGCAAGGAAAACCACCATTTGCGCCGGATAAGGCCCATCTGCATCACCGGTTGCTTGATCTCGGCTTTACGATGCGCCAAGCCGTGCTCGTCATCTACGGACTCTGTGCCATCTTCGGGATGACGGCGATTCTGTTCTCGCAGACGAATTCGATTGGTGCTCTCGTCTCACTCGTCATGCTGTTGCTCGTTCTTGACATTCTTGTCGAGTCACTCGGTTTGCTTGGTGAACGCTATCGACCATTGTTGAATTTGTTGGAACGTTTTACATCGAAATAA
- a CDS encoding SLAP domain-containing protein — MHTSNEVFRPPLYFTEDMPIVKEDEYVFRHVAKQLPELQVNQMAIHLFQVLSRRPLHVIALFQNTLDRSFHLNDLVVLALSGDELVARKVLSIEEVPVILPMATLPLWLTFEEDDCFVDLEQLTEPLQLVFSSETLTELFFEDDFTESERRIIRQVAYSHPTPPADGWSLLPVSIMREPDTVTATVLVRNASDQTLTLEALTFELMDDETPLADGTHPGLSLPAHSQHAIRLRFACTATDVPAFGLRYLPPSS; from the coding sequence ATGCACACGTCGAATGAAGTGTTCCGTCCCCCGCTCTATTTCACGGAGGACATGCCGATCGTCAAGGAAGACGAATACGTCTTTCGTCACGTCGCAAAACAACTACCTGAGTTACAAGTCAATCAGATGGCAATCCATCTGTTTCAAGTCTTATCGCGTCGCCCGCTTCACGTCATCGCCTTGTTCCAAAACACGTTAGACCGATCGTTTCATCTGAATGATCTTGTCGTCCTTGCCTTATCCGGCGACGAACTCGTTGCTCGTAAAGTACTCAGTATCGAAGAAGTCCCGGTCATCCTTCCTATGGCGACGCTACCGCTTTGGTTGACGTTCGAAGAAGACGACTGTTTCGTTGATCTCGAACAGTTGACGGAGCCGTTGCAACTCGTCTTCTCAAGCGAGACGCTGACGGAGCTCTTCTTCGAAGATGACTTCACGGAATCGGAACGACGCATCATCCGTCAAGTCGCTTATTCGCACCCGACACCTCCAGCAGATGGCTGGTCGTTATTACCGGTCTCGATTATGCGCGAGCCGGATACTGTGACGGCGACTGTCCTCGTCCGTAATGCGAGCGATCAGACACTGACGCTCGAGGCGCTCACGTTTGAATTAATGGATGACGAGACGCCACTCGCAGACGGCACCCATCCTGGACTGTCGTTACCCGCTCATAGCCAACATGCGATTCGTCTCCGTTTCGCCTGCACCGCAACAGATGTTCCGGCATTCGGTCTCCGTTATCTTCCTCCCTCTTCCTAA
- a CDS encoding DUF418 domain-containing protein gives MNQSLNQRIVYLDVLRGFALCGILFVNMPSFLGDRPNAMMGEMDQSIRLIFDLFIQTKFYTLFSVLFGAGFYLFINRLRQRGLPMTIFARRLGILLIIGLLHLLVWQGDILHTYALTGFILLLFAKTKPITKLLFAIAFQIYAILLYLLIFFGARQLGDAPVVELDKTLQSFVASRDLLGFLAHHATVQLPEALMNSGVIWPEILSLFLIGAYLMERFSATPPTNRFLWWTLGISLLLTLPSFAGIIQAHADVPDGSINLFYVWLSGRTLAITYACAVALLVRAGRMQWFAGLGRMALTNYLMHTLVFTVFVFFSGQHGTIPLWQGLLLVFLLLISQGVTSNRYLQSHPQGPMEKLWRKGTYGKKKR, from the coding sequence ATGAATCAATCATTGAATCAACGCATCGTCTATTTGGATGTGTTACGTGGTTTTGCACTATGCGGGATTTTATTCGTCAACATGCCGAGTTTTCTCGGTGATCGACCGAATGCGATGATGGGGGAGATGGATCAATCGATTCGTCTCATTTTCGATCTCTTCATCCAGACGAAATTCTATACCCTGTTTAGTGTTCTATTTGGAGCCGGTTTTTACCTGTTCATCAACCGGTTACGACAACGTGGTCTACCGATGACGATCTTCGCAAGGCGGCTCGGAATTCTGCTCATCATTGGTCTTTTGCACCTGCTTGTCTGGCAGGGCGATATCTTACATACGTATGCGTTGACGGGCTTCATTTTGTTATTGTTCGCTAAAACAAAGCCAATCACGAAGCTCTTGTTTGCGATAGCATTTCAAATCTATGCCATTTTGCTCTATCTACTTATTTTCTTTGGGGCTCGTCAACTCGGCGACGCTCCCGTCGTCGAGCTGGATAAGACACTTCAGTCGTTCGTCGCATCGCGCGATCTCCTCGGATTTTTAGCGCATCATGCGACAGTTCAATTGCCGGAAGCCCTCATGAATTCCGGTGTCATTTGGCCAGAAATTCTATCACTGTTCTTGATCGGAGCCTATTTGATGGAACGCTTCAGTGCAACGCCCCCGACGAATCGTTTCCTGTGGTGGACGCTTGGCATTAGCTTATTACTGACACTTCCATCATTCGCTGGAATCATACAAGCGCATGCTGACGTACCGGACGGATCAATCAATCTATTTTACGTTTGGCTCTCAGGGCGCACGCTTGCGATCACCTATGCTTGTGCCGTAGCGTTACTCGTTCGTGCTGGACGTATGCAATGGTTTGCTGGACTGGGGCGGATGGCATTGACGAATTATTTGATGCATACACTCGTCTTTACCGTATTTGTCTTCTTCAGTGGACAACATGGAACGATACCGTTATGGCAAGGACTGTTACTCGTTTTCCTGCTTTTGATCTCACAAGGGGTTACATCAAACAGATATCTCCAGTCTCATCCACAAGGTCCCATGGAGAAATTGTGGCGAAAAGGGACTTATGGTAAGAAAAAACGTTGA